In Streptomyces sp. Li-HN-5-11, the sequence CCGACCAGTCTCGGCAGCAGCCAGGAGCCGCCGCAGTCCGGGGACAGCCCGCGTCGGGCGAAGATCTGCGAGAAGCGCGCCTGGGGCGTGGCGACCACCAGATCGCAGCCGAGCGCCAGGTTCCAGCCCGCTCCCACCGCCGCCCCCGTCACCTTGGCGACCGTGGGCACGGGCAGTTCGTGCAGCAGCAGCGTCACCTCGGTCAGGGGCCGCATCCGGTACAGCGGGTGGGCGCTGCTGACCCGCTCGGGAATGTCCGCACCGGAGCAGAACGCGCCACCCGCCCCGGTCAGGACCAGCGCCCGGACGGACCGGTCGCCGCCCGCCGCCGCGAGGGCTTCACGCAGGGCCTCCCACAGCTCTGCGTCGATGGCGTTCCTGCGGTGCGGCCGGTTCAGGGTCAGTGTCCGCACGCCGCCGGCGTCGCTCGTCAGCAGCACGCTCACCGGACCGCCCCCCGCGCCCGCAGGGCGGCGATCTCCGGCTGTGTGTAGCCG encodes:
- a CDS encoding enoyl-CoA hydratase/isomerase family protein, producing the protein MSVLLTSDAGGVRTLTLNRPHRRNAIDAELWEALREALAAAGGDRSVRALVLTGAGGAFCSGADIPERVSSAHPLYRMRPLTEVTLLLHELPVPTVAKVTGAAVGAGWNLALGCDLVVATPQARFSQIFARRGLSPDCGGSWLLPRLVGLQQAKRLALLAETIDAEEAKALGLVTWVTDTDEVDTFVDDLTARLVAGPPVAHAQTKALLNEGTDRTLRDALANEAKAQAVNFAGADVREAYAAFAARREPLFTGRWAVPSRPEDDT